Proteins from one Methanobacteriales archaeon HGW-Methanobacteriales-1 genomic window:
- a CDS encoding metal-dependent hydrolase codes for MSSYKKHAIFALILTLPFFPNVFSLALALIAASFPDFDHKVKKKNITLLFIIGTILTIILYIFKLPYLVGIILITLALIFYLSEHRGFTHSLLGIVLLSIILTVLVISSYFFFFGLGINEQGTLAVILILLGSLSINRNIMLPFIFIGVLGVLLTPFPHPNLYNVMGAFFLGFISHIILDSYTPHGVEFFRPFYSKRLKKGFGISLIILWILGASYYVFNFIL; via the coding sequence ATGTCATCTTATAAAAAACACGCCATTTTTGCCCTTATATTGACTTTACCTTTTTTTCCCAATGTTTTTTCTCTGGCTCTGGCCTTAATTGCAGCATCATTTCCGGACTTTGATCACAAAGTTAAAAAGAAAAATATTACTCTACTGTTTATTATAGGGACCATACTCACTATAATTTTATATATTTTTAAATTACCTTACTTGGTAGGCATAATTTTAATTACACTCGCCCTAATATTTTATTTATCAGAACACCGCGGATTTACTCATTCTTTATTGGGAATAGTTTTACTTTCGATTATTTTAACGGTATTAGTTATTTCATCTTACTTTTTCTTTTTTGGCCTGGGAATCAATGAACAAGGTACTCTAGCAGTAATTTTAATATTATTGGGATCATTATCGATTAATAGGAATATAATGCTTCCTTTTATATTTATCGGAGTTTTAGGCGTTTTATTAACTCCATTTCCTCACCCAAATCTGTATAATGTCATGGGTGCTTTTTTCTTGGGATTTATCAGCCATATTATTTTAGATTCTTATACTCCGCATGGTGTAGAGTTTTTCCGACCTTTCTATTCAAAAAGGCTTAAAAAAGGTTTTGGAATTTCTTTAATTATTTTATGGATTCTAGGAGCTTCTTATTATGTGTTTAACTTTATTTTATGA
- a CDS encoding cation:proton antiporter (subunit E of antiporter complex involved in resistance to high concentrations of Na+, K+, Li+ and/or alkali) translates to MFITRIFYGIAYFVVLIYEIIKAILDVTLRTVNGDVEPVIMEIETVLERPISQTILANSITLTPGTLSIDLDSEKRILKVATIVKRDKEAVIPFEPYIKGMLE, encoded by the coding sequence ATGTTTATCACTAGAATTTTCTATGGAATAGCTTATTTCGTTGTTTTAATCTATGAAATAATTAAAGCCATATTGGATGTCACCTTAAGAACAGTTAATGGTGATGTAGAACCAGTAATTATGGAAATTGAAACTGTATTGGAGAGACCAATTTCTCAAACTATTCTGGCTAACAGCATTACACTTACTCCCGGAACTTTATCTATTGATCTTGATTCTGAAAAAAGAATATTAAAAGTTGCTACTATTGTTAAAAGAGATAAAGAAGCAGTAATTCCTTTTGAACCATATATAAAAGGAATGCTAGAGTAA
- a CDS encoding cation:proton antiporter (subunit G of antiporter complex involved in resistance to high concentrations of Na+, K+, Li+ and/or alkali), whose product MLDALTLIRSAIFIIASILVLLTAIGILRFKDDLDRVVYARIHILGLADMGCIIALFALFDPLLGATYFILSPFAAHAIANAYYYGEETHD is encoded by the coding sequence ATGTTGGACGCACTTACACTTATCAGATCAGCAATTTTTATCATTGCATCTATTTTAGTACTCTTAACTGCAATTGGTATCTTAAGATTTAAGGATGACTTGGATAGGGTCGTTTATGCTAGAATACATATTCTCGGATTGGCAGATATGGGCTGTATCATAGCTCTCTTTGCTCTTTTTGATCCTCTTTTAGGTGCTACTTACTTTATATTATCACCTTTTGCAGCACATGCTATTGCTAATGCCTACTATTATGGAGAGGAAACCCATGATTGA
- a CDS encoding hydrogenase gives MNPLIPIMVILPIACALLLNLFHGKDKTIKTLAILVGVVLPIIPLVASYGLHYFGGYAPLIDDPTIAQGLPASITNTALNLFHPAITYSFASAQQLFIFILGIVAFFAIFTSLSETKRVSGVYTFLMFMGTASVTAILLSDDIFNLYVFFEIAALAQVGIILCSGIERNYETALKYMILGSIAAPMLLLGIAILLGLTGNVNITDIIYSINNGLVNPQNPLMFMACGLILFGWLYGSGLPPFHTIKSAVYSKALPHGAALLQAFSVFTFVALGIIIIRIFSYLPLTQWAIIFFSLLAMVLGITMALMQTDFKRIIGFLAVGELGYIGLGLGMGTAFGITAGLFQAVNEAIITAFLFIGFGTILYKTGISDTNKLGGLLAENPWVAGLVLIAGFAMAGVPPFNAFQSKLQLVQASISAGLPELGILMVLLSIITFMTFVKVFYTIYLRPRPKDLEIINEKIPRATIISLVAFLVICLVLGLFPHLATDNLAQLAQGLV, from the coding sequence ATGAACCCTCTTATTCCGATAATGGTTATATTGCCCATTGCATGTGCTTTGCTTTTGAATTTATTCCATGGTAAAGATAAAACTATTAAAACACTGGCTATTTTAGTGGGTGTAGTTCTACCAATCATTCCTTTGGTGGCCAGCTATGGACTTCATTATTTTGGAGGTTATGCTCCATTAATTGATGATCCTACAATAGCTCAGGGCCTACCTGCTTCTATAACCAATACTGCTTTGAATTTATTCCACCCGGCAATTACTTATTCCTTTGCCAGTGCACAGCAGTTATTTATATTTATACTGGGAATTGTAGCATTTTTTGCTATTTTCACTTCTTTAAGTGAAACAAAAAGGGTTTCTGGAGTTTACACATTCCTCATGTTCATGGGAACAGCTTCCGTAACTGCTATTCTATTATCTGACGATATATTCAACCTTTATGTATTTTTTGAAATTGCGGCCTTAGCCCAGGTAGGAATTATTCTATGCTCTGGTATTGAGAGAAATTATGAAACTGCCTTAAAATACATGATTTTAGGAAGTATTGCTGCTCCAATGCTTTTATTGGGTATTGCAATCCTTTTAGGATTAACTGGTAATGTAAATATCACGGATATAATTTATAGCATAAACAACGGTCTGGTAAATCCTCAAAATCCATTAATGTTCATGGCTTGTGGATTAATATTATTTGGATGGCTATATGGATCTGGTCTGCCACCGTTCCATACCATAAAATCGGCGGTTTACAGTAAAGCGCTTCCACATGGTGCAGCATTACTTCAAGCATTTTCCGTATTTACTTTCGTAGCATTAGGAATTATCATTATTAGAATCTTCTCTTACTTGCCCCTAACCCAGTGGGCCATAATATTCTTCTCATTACTGGCCATGGTGTTGGGAATTACTATGGCACTTATGCAGACTGATTTCAAACGTATCATCGGATTTTTGGCTGTGGGGGAGCTCGGATATATTGGTTTAGGTCTGGGTATGGGAACTGCATTTGGTATAACTGCTGGTCTTTTCCAGGCAGTAAATGAGGCCATTATAACCGCCTTCCTTTTCATTGGATTTGGAACAATTCTTTACAAAACAGGAATCAGTGACACCAATAAATTAGGTGGCCTATTGGCTGAAAATCCATGGGTGGCGGGATTAGTGTTAATCGCTGGTTTTGCTATGGCGGGAGTTCCACCATTCAACGCTTTCCAAAGTAAACTTCAGCTCGTTCAAGCATCAATAAGTGCAGGATTGCCTGAATTGGGTATATTAATGGTTTTATTGAGTATAATAACTTTCATGACTTTTGTTAAAGTATTTTATACTATTTATTTAAGGCCACGCCCTAAAGATCTGGAAATCATAAATGAAAAAATACCAAGGGCTACCATCATTTCCCTGGTGGCATTTTTGGTTATTTGTCTGGTATTAGGACTTTTCCCACACTTAGCCACAGATAATCTGGCACAACTTGCTCAGGGGCTGGTATAA
- a CDS encoding energy-converting hydrogenase B subunit G, EhbG, whose translation MNLYDLIIGKIQQIQDKAKEEEPVTNMSASAVLAAEITLISSVIIAAIMLRKISDVLMVVVVLALFFIMVTAMPIIPRLKREQNDSIDSMTFYVILTLAVLITLFYWGTTHV comes from the coding sequence ATGAATCTTTATGATCTAATAATTGGTAAGATACAACAAATTCAAGATAAAGCTAAAGAAGAGGAACCAGTTACAAATATGTCTGCTTCAGCTGTTCTAGCTGCTGAAATAACATTGATATCATCTGTTATTATTGCAGCTATTATGCTAAGAAAAATAAGTGATGTTTTGATGGTGGTTGTTGTGCTGGCTCTTTTCTTCATTATGGTGACGGCCATGCCTATTATTCCTCGCCTTAAGAGAGAACAGAATGATTCAATTGATAGCATGACTTTTTATGTCATTTTGACACTGGCTGTGCTCATAACATTATTCTACTGGGGGACAACTCATGTCTGA